A genomic segment from Oncorhynchus clarkii lewisi isolate Uvic-CL-2024 chromosome 12, UVic_Ocla_1.0, whole genome shotgun sequence encodes:
- the LOC139422152 gene encoding interferon a3-like, with amino-acid sequence MGGDITEQEAPVFFPESLYRRIELAEFEDKVRFWNETIYQITKLFDGNMKAVTWDKKKLDDFLNIFEGQFENLKSCVSPAKKPERRLKRYFKKLNRKVLRKMNYSAQAWELIRKETKHNLQRLDIF; translated from the exons ATG ggaggagatataacagAGCAGGAGGCCCCTGTCTTTTTCCCCGAATCACTTTACAGACGCATTGAGCTTGCCGAG TTTGAGGACAAAGTCAGATTCTGGAACGAGACCATCTATCAAATCACAAAACTGTTTGATGGGAATATGAAGGCTGTCACCTGGGACAAGAAAAAGCTGGACGATTTCCTCAACATTTTCGAAGGCCAATTTGAGAACCTTAAATCCTGT GTATCACCTGCCAAGAAACCTGAGAGGAGACTGAAACGCTACTTCAAGAAGTTGAATAGGAAGGTTCTGAGAAAAATG AACTACAGTGCGCAGGCGTGGGAGCTCATCAGGAAAGAGACGAAACATAATCTGCAAAGATTGGATATTTTTTAG